In a genomic window of Gossypium arboreum isolate Shixiya-1 chromosome 7, ASM2569848v2, whole genome shotgun sequence:
- the LOC108450597 gene encoding nuclear poly(A) polymerase 2-like isoform X9 has product MEEVTELQPVPDAHVPVMRFKFQGISIDLLYASISLLVVPDDLDISRESVLHNVDEQTVRSLNGCRVADQILKLVPNVEHFRMTLRCLKFWAKRRGVYSNVTGFLGGVNWALLVARVCQLYPNAVPSMLVSRFFRVYTQWRWPNPVMLCSIEEDELGFPVWDPRKNPRDRFHHMPIITPAYPCMNSSYNVSLSTLRVMMEQFQFGNRICEEIDLNKAQWSALFEPHLFFEAYKNYLQVDIVSADADDLLAWKGWVESRLRQLTLKIERDTNGMLQCHPYPNEYVDTSKQFPHCAFFMGLQRKEGVSGLEGQQFDIRGTVDEFRQEISMYMYWKPGMDIYVSHVRRRQLPVFVFPDGYRRPRSLRHPSQQTGKTCEDVTRSHSGSTERQIKRKRDDETVDEKLNKPEKRASISPLRMESVSPDIITSKSGGTSHNSNGQAVKVEHRGTGDLDSLRGQTSLDVDDSSVVRSVESAEQIGLPFRQELLSPCEVSDFETREACKAGLNQEKTADSTSAFINDPEIGSSRRILNWKGVGAEVDREVVKACNQTAAVEIAESVFGSSSNAQNLNCKGSLQGSVCGADLDSLLEKGHLNASAVFQNSLSEELKPSISVGKVVNSQDGARSETLQKPVMSRLSLKSTA; this is encoded by the exons ATGGAAGAAGTCACTGAACTTCAACCTGTTCCAGATGCTCATGTCCCAGTAATGAGGTTCAAGTTCCAAGGGATATCTATTGATCTTCTTTATGCAAGTATATCTCTTTTGGTCGTTCCAGAT GACCTTGACATCTCACGTGAATCCGTGCTGCATAATGTTGATGAGCAAACTGTTCGAAGTCTTAATGGGTGCAGGGTTGCTGATCAAATCCTTAAACTTGTCCCAAATGTCGAG CACTTCCGCATGACACTTAGATGTTTGAAGTTCTGGGCAAAGAGGCGTGGAGTTTATTCTAAT GTTACTGGATTCCTAGGAGGTGTAAATTGGGCTCTTCTAGTTGCTCGTGTGTGCCAACTTTATCCCAATGCAGTACCTAGCATGCTGGTTTCTCGATTTTTCAGAGTGTATACTCAATGGAGGTGGCCAAACCCTGTTATGTTGTGTTCAATTGAAGAGGATGAACTTGGCTTTCCAGTCTGGGATCCGCGCAAGAATCCTCGGGACCGTTTCCATCATATGCCAATAATTACTCCTGCATATCCTTGCATGAATTCCAGTTACAATGTCTCTTTAAGTACACTTCGTGTTATGATGGAACAGTTCCAATTTGGTAATAGAATATGTGAG GAGATTGATCTAAACAAAGCTCAATGGAGTGCTTTGTTTGAGCCTCATCTTTTCTTTGAGGCATACAAAAACTATCTACAAGTTGACATAGTTTCGGCAGATGCTGATGACTTACTGGCATGGAAAGGCTGGGTAGAGTCTCGGCTTAGACAGCTAACCTTGAAG ATAGAGCGGGACACAAATGGAATGTTGCAGTGTCACCCTTACCCAAACGAGTATGTTGATACATCCAAGCAGTTCCCACATTGTGCTTTTTTCATGGGTTTGCAGAGGAAAGAGGGAGTGAGTGGTCTAGAAGGTCAACAATTTGACATACGTGGAACAGTTGATGAGTTCAGACAAGAGATAAGCATGTACATGTACTGGAAACCAGGAATGGATATTTATGTTTCTCATGTTCGTAGGAGGCAGCTCCCAGTGTTTGTTTTCCCTGATGGATATAGACGGCCTCGATCATTGAGGCATCCAAGCCAGCAGACTGGAAAAACTTGTGAAGATGTCACGAGGTCCCACTCAGGCTCTACGGAAAGACAAATTAAGAGAAAACGTGATGATGAGACAGTTGATGAAAAATTGAACAAGCCTGAGAAGCGAGCCTCAATTAGCCCCCTGAGAATGGAGTCGGTTTCTCCAGATATTATTACAAGCAAGTCTGGTGGAACATCTCATAATAGCAATGGTCAAGCAGTTAAAGTAGAGCATCGAGGAACTGGGGATCTTGATAGCTTACGAGGGCAGACTTCTTTAGACGTAGATGATTCATCAGTAGTTAGAAGTGTAGAGTCAGCTGAGCAGATAGGCTTACCGTTTAGGCAGGAGTTGCTTTCTCCATGTGAAGTTTCTGATTTTGAAACAAGAGAAGCATGCAAGGCTGGCTTGAATCAAGAGAAAACTGCAGATTCGACATCAGCTTTCATCAATGATCCTGAAATTGGATCTTCTAGGAGAATTTTGAACTGGAAAGGAGTGGGTGCCGAGGTCGATCGAGAGGTGGTCAAAGCATGTAATCAAACAGCAGCGGTAGAAATTGCTGAAAGTGTATTTGGGTCAAGTTCCAATGCGCAGAACCTCAATTGCAAG GGGTCTTTGCAGGGCAGTGTCTGCGGTGCTGATTTGGATTCGCTTCTGGAAAAAGGACACCTGAATGCTAGTGCTGTTTTCCAAAACAGCTTGTCTGAAGAATTAAAG CCAAGTATCTCAGTTGGAAAGGTTGTAAATTCACAAGATGGAGCTAGGTCAGAAACTTTGCAGAAGCCAGTGATGAG CAGGTTGAGTTTGAAGTCAACGGCATAA